A single Triticum dicoccoides isolate Atlit2015 ecotype Zavitan chromosome 2A, WEW_v2.0, whole genome shotgun sequence DNA region contains:
- the LOC119357275 gene encoding uncharacterized protein LOC119357275: protein MMRKKEKEKKKKKKQQQQQQQQEEDDAQVITSEKITEKMEKKDEEEEEDEEETRRQQEVRKIMAANEFLRLSSNVLARPLCYRNELAMVITEEDEQEYERVMEAERQAAMEAEEAKREAIRKAEKERERRREMSKQRKAEKEAKRKQILQNKAPIVEKEERIVKEHADEQEAKSPAEQLKERMDNQLGLFAGRRRAWEYSSGSKPGQCGGFKYKTLLSPMQFTHCIPGIIPPRAAVIESSLQIYSFKITGLSGDLKWPLNVYGVVAARDTVDHNRNLLFSQSSVMYQLLTSENDCSLCLTGPSRAILAVDPVDYEVELRVHDGYDFRGDGINDRELICVSNRYEVVPSGEIQRLTFYSPLCRGVLSLERLSSTVQATILSIHVVGEGHPFKSGGEVFCWSSSADGSSTIHEKVVLFHSLEGIPQEDDELDLDGYLPLSRNVVSVESGGGLNVVVETYGGSSTSTHVYFPCENCNISQRTCLVCGSEVEIAVAWSRLVRDKMDLLIDGYTTQV from the exons atgatgaggaagaaggagaaggagaagaagaagaagaaaaagcagcagcagcagcagcagcagcaggaggaggatgATGCACAAGTTATTACATCTGAGAAGATCACCGAGAAGATGGAAAAaaaggatgaggaagaggaggaggatgaggaggagacgaggaggcagcaggaggtgaGGAAGATCATGGCTGCCAATGAATTCTTGCGTCTCTCCTCCAATGTCCTGGCGAGACCCTTGTGTTACAGAAATGAGTTGGCGATGGTGATTACAGAGGAGGATGAGCAGGAATATGAGAGGGTGATGGAGGCGGAGAGGCAGGCAGCGATGGAGGCGGAGGAGGCCAAGAGGGAGGCAATAAGGAAGGCAGAGAAGGAGAGGGAGCGGCGGAGGGAGATGAGCAAGCAAAggaaggcggagaaggaggcaaagaggaagcagATCCTGCAGAACAAGGCGCCCATTGTGGAGAAGGAGGAGCGCATTGTGAAGGAGCATGCTGATGAGCAGGAAGCAAAATCCCCAGCGGAGCAGCTTAAAGAGCGGATGGATAACCAGCTGGGTTTGTTCGCAGGCCGCCGTAGAGCATGGGAATACTCAAGTGGCAGCAAGCCGGGTCAGTGCGGTGGATTCAAATATAAAA CTCTATTGAGTCCTATGCAGTTTACGCATTGCATACCCGGTATCATCCCGCCCCGTGCCGCTGTTATTGAGAGCTCCTTGCAGATCTACTCCTTCAAAATTACTGGACTAAGTGGCGACCTGAAATGGCCACTCAATGTGTATGGTGTGGTCGCTGCCCGAGACACCGTGGACCACAACCGCAACCTTCTCTTCTCTCAGTCAAGTGTTATGTATCAACTACTTACATCTGAAAAT GACTGTTCTTTGTGCTTGACTGGCCCGTCACGTGCTATTTTAGCCGTGGACCCTGTTGACTATGAAGTTGAGCTGCGAGTACATGATGGCTATGATTTTAGAGGTGATGGGATCAATGATAGAGAATTGATCTGTGTTAGCAACCGCTACGAGGTCGTACCCAGCGGTGAGATTCAACGTTTAACCTTCTATAGTCCGTTGTGTAGAGGAGTGTTGAGCCTTGAACGACTTTCTAGTACGGTCCAGGCAACTATCTTGTCGATTCATGTTGTCGGAGAGGGTCATCCTTTTAAATCTGGAGGGGAAGTTTTTTGTTGGTCATCTAGTGCAGATGGTAGTTCTACTATACATGAGAAGGTTGTGCTGTTTCATTCTCTTGAAGGAATTCCTCAAGAAGATGATGAGTTAGATCTAGATGGTTACCTCCCTCTGTCAAGAAACGTCGTTTCGGTTGAATCTGGAGGAGGGTTGAATGTTGTGGTAGAAACGTATGGGGGATCTTCTACATCTACTCATGTCTACTTCCCTTGTGAGAATTGCAACATCAGTCAGCGTACATGTTTGGTTTGCGGCTCTGAGGTGGAGATCGCTGTTGCTTGGTCCCGACTTGTCCGCGACAAGATGGACCTTTTGATTGATGGATATACTACCCAGGTCTAG